One Xyrauchen texanus isolate HMW12.3.18 chromosome 2, RBS_HiC_50CHRs, whole genome shotgun sequence genomic window carries:
- the LOC127655896 gene encoding zinc finger BED domain-containing protein 4-like has product MELLWSRTTRGIWMLLSESLGWPPHVRCFAHTLNLASQAGLSVPRVSCLLGRVRRIAAFFHRSSTATVALAAKQILMELPAHKLIIDVTTRWNSNLDMIKRYLEQQVAVTATLLSNNVRRNVHDIDTLDGSDIRDAEDMDEGKEGASGHPPAAEQPLDQTDRAGAELKQPPSKKTALEDLLGGTFDEPVAQHFSQIDAEINKCRAETSISLNSCLLKWWKKNARLYPLLSSIAKAYLSTPATSVPSERVFSSAGDIVNVQRSQLLPENVDMLIFLKKNM; this is encoded by the exons ATGGAATTGCTGTGGTCACGGACAACGCGAGGAATATGGATGTTGCTGTCAGAGAGCCTGGGCTGGCCCCCCCATGTCAGGTGTTTTGCCCACACTTTGAACTTAGCCAGCCAAGCGGGTTTGAGTGTGCCCCGCGTGAGCTGTTTGTTGGGCAGAGTGAGGCGCATTGCTGCCTTCTTTCACCGAAGCTCCACAGCCACAGTTGCGCTCGCAGCCAAACAGATACTAATGGAGCTTCCAGCGCACAAGTTAATCATCGATGTCACTACGCGCTGGAACAGCAATCTGGATATGATCAAACGCTATCTCGAACAGCAAGTGGCTGTGACAGCAACTCTCCTGAGCAACAATGTTCGTCGAAATGTCCATGACATCGATACTTTGGATGGCTCAGACATCCGTGATGCGGAGGACATG GATGAGGGAAAAGAAGGTGCCAGTGGCCACCCCCCTGCAGCAGAGCAGCCTCTTGACCAGACAGACAGAGCAGGAGCTGAGCTGAAACAACCTCCTTCCAAGAAAACAGCATTGGAAGATCTCCTTGGAGGGACATTCGATGAACCAGTTGCACAGCACTTCAGTCAGATTGATGCAGAAATTAATAAGTGCAGAGCTGAAACATCAATTTCCCTCAATAGCTGTCTACTCAAGTGGTGGAAAAAGAATGCTAGGCTATACCCACTGCTATCCAGTATAGCAAAAGCATATCTCTCCACACCAGCCACCTCTGTCCCTAGTGAAAGGGTTTTTTCATCAGCAGGGGACATTGTGAATGTGCAGAGATCTCAGCTTCTGCCAGAAAATGTGGATATGctgatatttcttaaaaaaaacatgtaa
- the LOC127656059 gene encoding histone H2B-like, which produces MPEPAKSAPKKGSKKAVTKTAAKGGKKRKRTRKESYAIYVYKVLKQVHPDTGISSKAMGIMNFFVNDIFERIAGESSRLAHYNKRSTITSREIQTAVRLLLPGELAKHAVSEGTKAVTKYTSSK; this is translated from the coding sequence ATGCCTGAGCCAGCGAAGTCCGCACCGAAGAAAGGATCCAAGAAGGCCGTCACTAAGACTGCCGCTAAAGGAGGAAAGAAGCGTAAGAGGACCAGGAAGGAGAGTTACGCTATCTACGTGTACAAAGTCCTGAAGCAGGTTCATCCTGACACCGGTATCTCCTCCAAGGCGATGGGAATCATGAACTTCTTCGTCAACGACATCTTCGAGCGCATCGCCGGTGAGTCGTCTCGTCTCGCTCACTACAACAAGCGCTCCACCATCACCTCGAGAGAGATCCAGACCGCCGTGCGGCTGCTGCTGCCCGGTGAACTGGCCAAACACGCCGTGTCTGAGGGCACAAAGGCCGTCACCAAGTACACCAGCTCCAAGTAA
- the LOC127656003 gene encoding histone H2A-like — MSGRGKTGGKARAKAKTRSSRAGLQFPVGRVHRLLRKGNYAQRVGAGAPVYLAAVLEYLTAEILELAGNAARDNKKTRIIPRHLQLAVRNDEELNKLLGGVTIAQGGVLPNIQAVLLPKKTEKPSKTK, encoded by the coding sequence ATGAGTGGCAGAGGTAAAACCGGCGGCAAAGCGCGAGCAAAGGCTAAAACTCGTTCCTCCAGGGCGGGACTGCAGTTCCCCGTCGGCCGTGTGCACAGACTTCTCCGCAAAGGCAACTACGCTCAGCGTGTCGGTGCCGGTGCTCCCGTTTATCTGGCCGCTGTGCTCGAGTATCTCACCGCTGAGATCCTGGAGTTGGCCGGAAACGCCGCTCGGGACAACAAGAAGACTCGTATCATTCCCCGTCACCTGCAGCTGGCAGTGCGGAACGACGAGGAGTTGAACAAACTCTTGGGTGGAGTGACCATCGCTCAGGGTGGGGTGTTGCCCAACATCCAGGCTGTGCTGCTGCCCAAGAAGACCGAGAAACCCTCCAAGACCAAGTAA